The DNA segment TGGCCTCTGTCGCTCAAGGTCTTGGGCATAAGGTCGATTTCCTGGGCATCGATGAGAACGATACTGAAACCACCAAGGCTCTGGCGTTCATCGCGAAAAACCATGTCGACTATCCAGTGGTCACCGATCACGCCTCTCTTCAGGGCAAGTATCTCCTTATTGGGTTACCGACGACGGTCTTTGTCGCATCTAGTGGGAAGGTTGTCGGTGTGGTTCAGGGTCAGATGAGCAAGAGTGTGCTGGAGCATTGGATATCTCGGATTGATTGAGTCAAGTTTCCGGTGAGTGATTGCCGGAACCGGCTAGTGGATCGATGAGATTGCTAGCCGCAACCCCGAAGGGGGGTGCCAGGTTGGATATGGGAAATTTGGGATTAAGAAAGGGGGTGAAGGTTGAATAAGGGCGCAAGAATAACTATTGTTCTTGTCTCCGCCGCAGTCGCTGTTGGATTGATTTTGTTTGGTATCTTCGGGTATCTGCGAACCTATCCGCCAACGGTTGTGTTTACGCCTTCTCCTACGCAACCACATACGGTTGACGTGACGTTACAGGTTGATGGAGCAGTTGGAACAGGACCTCACCCGGCATGGGTGGGCTGGTACGCTAAGGACGCACAGGGTAAGTGGGTTCGCACGACGTTGTACCAGGTTCCTGAGAAGACCTATGTGCATGTGACTGTCTTGGAGTATGATAGCGGCGGTCCGCTGCGTAACCCATACTGGGGCAAGATCACGGGCACGGTCGGCAATAATGCTGTACTGAATGGAAAGGCCGTTAGCCTCCTGAATGCGGCAGCCGGCAACGGCATTGCGCACACCATGGTTGCTCCTGCGTTAAATCTTTCGGTACCTATGTGGGGTCTGTCAGGCACAGAAAAGACATTCTGCCAGTCAGGTCCTTGCACTATTAATAATGCCCATAACACCGAGAGCTTTACCTTCTACACAGGTAACCATCCACACAACTATCGCTGGCAGTGCTTCGTGCCCTGCGGCGCTGGTTTCTTGAATGGTAACGGCGGTGCTATGGCATCGACTGGCTACATGGCTGGGTTCTGGAAGGTGGTGGCCTGATGGCGATGACCGAAGAGGAGATGAACGAGCGTAGGGAATACGCGAAAAAGGCGGGTTGGAAGATCTTTGCCATATGGCTAGTTCTTTCGATCATCGCCGTCGCGTTGATTCTCTACGTCTGGGGACCACATATGCCGCCAGGCGATATGACTACCTCAGCCGCGAGCCAGCAGTTCGACTTCAAGGTGCTCACCGCCATGGTGGCGCCGGTGTTGTTGATGGTCTGGGTCTATGGTGGCTGGTCGTTGATCAACTTCCATGCGACCAAGACCGATCGCGGAGACGGTATCCCGTTGCGAGGAAATCGCAAGGTACAGGGCATCTGGTATGTTGGCTCCGCCGTACTGGTCCTCTTCTTGGCCGGTTTCGGTACCTATGAGTTGATCAATGGCAATGGCGTTGGTACCGGTGAAGGGCCGTCGCCGATTTGGAAGCCAACTGCGAAGCACATGTTGGTCGTGCAGGTTATCGCCCAGCAGTGGCGCTTTACCTATCGGTGGCCGCAGTTTGGCGGTATGGAGACGACCTCGATCAACCTTCCAGCCAATACCACGGTTCAGTTCGATGTGACCTCTCTGGATGTAATCCATGACTTCTGGGCCTACCAGCTTGGAGTCAAGGCGGATGCCAACCCAGACGTCAATAACGTGGCTTACACCACGACGTCGAATCAGCTGGGACGGTTTACCGTTCGCTGCGATGAGCTATGCGGGATCTGGCATGGTGCCATGTATAACTACGGCCACGTCGTCTCGAAGTCGGCCTTTTATAGCTGGGCCTCGAACATGGAGGCGAAGAATGCCTCGGTAACGAAGCTGCTCCCGCCGTTTGCCACTACTTACACCCCGTCGTACTCCGGTGCTGGCGGTGGTTACTATCCGTCGTATGACCCAAACGGTCATGCGGTGACGTACTAGAAGGAGCTTGTAAATGGCAATTGACATGACGCCAGCCGCCGGGGTCGGTGCTCCTACCGATCTCGAGGCTCGGGGCCTCAAAGCCGCCAAGCCGTGGTTTACGGGTAACCTGCTGACTGCTCTCATTGGTGGAGCAATCGGCTATGCCTTTGGCCATTGGCTCGGGAACGCCATCGCTTCGAACTATTCGATCGTAGCCAGTGGTGCCCAAAACGAGGTGGCTATCTACCTCTCGTTGATCATCGGTTGCGTCGGCTGGTTCGCGGGGCTTGGTACCTTCAACTATCCGATTCAGAAGCTGCTAGGGCTCGAGCCTATCGATCCTCCGAAGAGCGAGAAGCGGACGTTCTGGGAGCATTTCAGCTACTCGACAGATCACAAGGTTGTGGGAGTTCAGTACCTTTTTGGTATGCTGCTCTACTTCCTCGTTGCAGGACTGTTAGCGCTTGGTATTCGTACCGAGCTGCTCTCTCCGGTGAACCACATTTGGGCGCCGGATACCTACATCGAGATAGTGGGCGAACATGGCACCATGATGATGATGATGATGACATCTGTCGTCATGGGACCATTCGGTAACTACCTGATCCCACTCATGATTGGGTCGAAGAAGATGGCCTTCCCTCGGCTCGAGGCTGCCTCGTTCTGGTTTACGGTACCGTCCTTCTTGATCCTTCTGTCTGCTCTGTGGCAGGGTGGTTTCCAGTCTGGTTGGACCGGTTATGCCCCGCTGTCGATTCAAGGGGGCCCGGGTCAAAGCGACTATGATGTCGCCTTTGCACTGATGGCCTTTTCGATGATTTGTGCCTCCATCAACATGGTGGCCACGATCATCAACTATCGTGCGCCCGGACTGCGCTGGTCTAGGATGCCGATCTTTGCATGGGGGATGATTACGGTCGCCTTCACCATGCTGTTGTCGGTACCAGTGCTAATAGATGGACTCTATGTAATGAGCCTCGACAGAGGCGTGCGCACAGCGATGCTCTATGCAGGGCATGGCGGTAGCTCGTTCCTGTGGGAGAACCTGTTCTGGTTCTTTGGCCATCCAGAGGTCTACCTACTAGCGTTGCCTGGATTCGCACTCACCGTTGAGTTGTTGCCGGTCTTTGCTCGTAAACCTGTGTTTGCGCTAAAGACCTCCACTGCTGGACTCATTGGTGTGGCGGTATTGAGCTTCTTTGTGTGGCAACATCACCTGTTCATGTCCGGTATGAATCCGGATATGCGACCGTTGTTCATGTTGACCACCGAGCTGATCTCTATCCCGACCGGTTTCCTATACCTTGTGGCTATGGGTACGGTTTGGAGAGGTAAGATCCGCTTCGAGGTCCCGATGCTCTTCTTGCTGGCGGTGTTCTGGAACTTCCTCTGGGGTGGCGTCACTGGCGTCTACAACTCAGACGTTCCTGTGGATGCCCTGGTGCACGGAAGCTTCTTCGTTATGGCGCACTTCCACTTTACGATTATGGGGCAGCTGATCTTTGCGGTCTTTGCCGGGGTGTACTACTACACGCCGTTGATCTTCGGTATTAGGTTGAACGACAAGCTCGGGAAGATCAGTTTCTGGATCATCTTCGTGGCCTTCAACTCGACCTTCCTGCCGTTGTTCATGATTGGACTGCTTGGACAGCCTCGACGTGTGTTTGAGTACGCAGTGCGTCTACAGCACCTAAACCAATGGGTCTCTGTATCTTCATACGTGCTCGGCTTCGGTATTTTGCTGTACGTGATCAACCTGGTGTGGTCGCTGGCCGTGACCAGGACACCTGCTGGGCCGAATCCTTGGGAGTCGCGTGGGTTGGAGTGGCAGGTTGGCTACCCAGTACCACGTGACAACTTCGAGAAGATTCCGGTCGTGCATCGTGATCCGTACGGTTATGGCACCGGTGATGATACTCCGGTGGCAGACTTGAATCCGGTCGGTGATAAGGCCGCTGTAGTGACTGGGGGTGATGCATAGTGGCTACTGATGTTCAGTCAGCAGACGCGCAGCCAGTAATTGATGAGGAGCAGTACTACCACGATGCCCAGCTTGGGGCGTTGTGGACGGCTTCTCGTACGTTGATTCCGGTCGTTGCAGCTGCCTTCGGTGGTATCTATTTCGCATACTTCTATTTGAGGTCCCTGAACTCGAATGGGCTTTGGGATCCTCATGGGCAGACGGCATCGAAGATTATTGGGCTATCCATCCTGCTGTTGGTGGTTGCTGGGACGGCGATGCAACTGATGGCATCGAGGAGATTGCGCCGTGGTTTCAGTACTGACTTCATCGTCGGTACTGCGGCCAACGTGTTGTTCCTCGTGATCGCGACTGGCCTACAGATTTGGGAGCTCACCCGGCTTCCATTTCCCCCAGCT comes from the Ferrimicrobium acidiphilum DSM 19497 genome and includes:
- a CDS encoding cytochrome c oxidase subunit II — protein: MAMTEEEMNERREYAKKAGWKIFAIWLVLSIIAVALILYVWGPHMPPGDMTTSAASQQFDFKVLTAMVAPVLLMVWVYGGWSLINFHATKTDRGDGIPLRGNRKVQGIWYVGSAVLVLFLAGFGTYELINGNGVGTGEGPSPIWKPTAKHMLVVQVIAQQWRFTYRWPQFGGMETTSINLPANTTVQFDVTSLDVIHDFWAYQLGVKADANPDVNNVAYTTTSNQLGRFTVRCDELCGIWHGAMYNYGHVVSKSAFYSWASNMEAKNASVTKLLPPFATTYTPSYSGAGGGYYPSYDPNGHAVTY
- a CDS encoding cytochrome c oxidase subunit I, producing MAIDMTPAAGVGAPTDLEARGLKAAKPWFTGNLLTALIGGAIGYAFGHWLGNAIASNYSIVASGAQNEVAIYLSLIIGCVGWFAGLGTFNYPIQKLLGLEPIDPPKSEKRTFWEHFSYSTDHKVVGVQYLFGMLLYFLVAGLLALGIRTELLSPVNHIWAPDTYIEIVGEHGTMMMMMMTSVVMGPFGNYLIPLMIGSKKMAFPRLEAASFWFTVPSFLILLSALWQGGFQSGWTGYAPLSIQGGPGQSDYDVAFALMAFSMICASINMVATIINYRAPGLRWSRMPIFAWGMITVAFTMLLSVPVLIDGLYVMSLDRGVRTAMLYAGHGGSSFLWENLFWFFGHPEVYLLALPGFALTVELLPVFARKPVFALKTSTAGLIGVAVLSFFVWQHHLFMSGMNPDMRPLFMLTTELISIPTGFLYLVAMGTVWRGKIRFEVPMLFLLAVFWNFLWGGVTGVYNSDVPVDALVHGSFFVMAHFHFTIMGQLIFAVFAGVYYYTPLIFGIRLNDKLGKISFWIIFVAFNSTFLPLFMIGLLGQPRRVFEYAVRLQHLNQWVSVSSYVLGFGILLYVINLVWSLAVTRTPAGPNPWESRGLEWQVGYPVPRDNFEKIPVVHRDPYGYGTGDDTPVADLNPVGDKAAVVTGGDA